One part of the Syntrophorhabdaceae bacterium genome encodes these proteins:
- a CDS encoding response regulator: MKTVRLMVVDDEENIRILFKEELEDEGYEVELASNGYEAIEKFKAGTFDLIILDIKMPGMDGIQVLSEIKNSNKDQPVVLCSAYGEFKQDFSSWVSDGYVVKSADTSELKQTIKKILNL; encoded by the coding sequence ATGAAAACCGTGAGACTGATGGTCGTTGACGACGAGGAGAACATAAGGATCCTCTTTAAGGAAGAACTGGAGGACGAAGGCTATGAGGTCGAGCTGGCTTCCAATGGATATGAGGCCATCGAGAAGTTCAAGGCAGGCACCTTCGATCTCATCATTCTCGACATCAAGATGCCGGGGATGGACGGCATCCAGGTCCTGAGCGAGATCAAGAACAGCAATAAAGATCAGCCCGTGGTCCTCTGCTCGGCGTATGGCGAATTCAAACAGGATTTCTCGAGCTGGGTGTCGGATGGATATGTAGTAAAATCGGCCGATACGAGCGAGCTCAAGCAGACTATTAAGAAGATCCTGAACCTCTAG
- a CDS encoding pentapeptide repeat-containing protein, with protein MVDDKWNLSGASFANVNLAGANFAGSNLRDATFVNSNLRGSVFHGADLSDALFVRAVLIGADMTGAWLIGANLSRADLTEAVLVDAHLSRADLTEANLSETNLRDAVLVGADLGGAHLIHPDLSGANFSDATLNGAILSKAILSRTDRTGKVRSIADLIGADLSYADLSETNLKDANLARADFTGTDLTGIDLSGAHLYGINLTEANLTRANLTGAVLSEANLSGANLSEANLSGAVLSESIMIRTNLTKAILNGACIDNANLADWIIKGVICTHLIRRKYGIQKIVTFEPLEFEKRYTQIEEIAELVLNIPLTESTGFITSFIADAVNDIRQSTILKVKGIEALSDNDTKITFIVFDKDFHANQRQTFETTFEDALNETFKSISQETNADLLLDPVREPTEGVLRLKEKLSIPGTPFEIDIHAAEKVALSYLAKMENLRGRIVEIVYSIFK; from the coding sequence ATGGTTGACGATAAATGGAACCTGTCTGGGGCAAGTTTTGCTAATGTAAACCTCGCTGGTGCGAATTTTGCTGGGTCAAATCTCCGTGACGCCACTTTTGTGAATTCCAACCTCAGGGGCTCTGTTTTCCACGGAGCCGATCTCAGTGATGCGCTTTTCGTTAGAGCCGTCCTCATCGGAGCTGACATGACGGGAGCCTGGCTTATCGGAGCCAACCTCAGCAGGGCTGATCTTACCGAAGCCGTGCTCGTCGATGCCCATCTCAGCAGGGCTGATCTTACCGAAGCCAATCTTAGCGAAACCAACCTTAGAGATGCTGTTCTCGTTGGGGCCGATCTCGGAGGAGCCCATCTCATCCATCCCGACCTCAGCGGTGCCAACTTCAGCGATGCCACCCTTAACGGAGCTATTCTTAGCAAAGCTATTCTTAGTAGAACGGATCGTACTGGAAAGGTTCGCAGCATAGCAGATCTCATTGGGGCCGATCTCAGCTATGCCGACCTTAGCGAAACTAACCTCAAGGATGCCAACCTCGCGCGAGCAGATTTTACCGGAACCGATCTCACTGGGATAGACCTCAGCGGAGCCCATCTCTATGGAATTAACCTTACCGAGGCTAATCTCACGAGGGCTAATCTCACGGGGGCTGTGCTCAGTGAAGCCAATCTCAGCGGAGCCAATCTCAGTGAAGCCAATCTCAGCGGAGCCGTCCTAAGCGAATCTATTATGATTAGAACAAACCTTACCAAGGCAATCCTAAACGGGGCGTGCATTGATAACGCGAACCTTGCGGACTGGATCATCAAGGGAGTCATCTGCACCCATTTAATCCGACGAAAATACGGCATTCAGAAAATAGTAACCTTCGAGCCCCTGGAGTTCGAAAAAAGATATACTCAAATCGAAGAGATAGCCGAACTGGTTCTAAACATCCCCCTCACGGAGTCAACGGGTTTCATCACCAGCTTCATCGCCGACGCAGTTAACGATATTAGACAGTCCACCATACTGAAAGTGAAGGGTATCGAAGCCCTGTCCGATAATGACACAAAGATAACTTTCATAGTCTTCGACAAAGATTTCCATGCAAACCAAAGACAGACCTTCGAGACCACCTTCGAGGATGCATTGAATGAAACTTTCAAAAGCATCTCTCAGGAAACAAATGCCGATCTCCTCCTAGATCCTGTCAGGGAACCAACCGAGGGGGTACTACGACTAAAGGAAAAACTATCCATTCCAGGAACACCCTTTGAAATTGACATACACGCCGCCGAGAAGGTGGCATTAAGCTACTTAGCCAAGATGGAGAACCTACGTGGACGTATCGTAGAAATAGTTTATTCAATTTTCAAGTAG
- a CDS encoding ATP-binding protein — protein MNYLELFGKVIEISHSNLEISSRVKSILNIIAQELGFEEVLVYTLDQDKRLTCRFMNDKSTLFKILSKYRCHMGEGVVGSVAQRRAPRYYNSKDIPPRFGCLFYPDLDGLDGKFKTFAFLPLADDSYLHGVLIAISSKETIDSQEKILLSILSREIGGVLRTYSLILGSKKRISELATLSELGKVLTSDVEPRELLKTLTLIIAKALNARFVTIKLEYPFLSLGSQRFTHGAIEAQTMEYVNDLEGEAVKNKRSLSLKDRLPETEEKVLKFSVHTSPMLSKSRIIGTITMGATKIQSFVGEEDGQSLINTISNYMSNGLENTLLNRRLRDVVRELSDAQKRLIEQEKLKSLGEMTANIAHEIKNPLVIIGGFTKRLAKKAVLDQPEQRYVEIILKEVTRLEAILNEVLNYVKEGPIATGMCDINATLDEVLSLFTPDSAWRNVKIEKKYGENLPPVLCDSQQIKQVLINILINAFEAMSGKGKVRIETCETVTDRRNFLAVSISDTGGGIDPSIMDNIFNPFFTTKEKGTGLGLAISNKILINHNGRLDIKNEVGKGVTFMVYLPIQNNTIIAEEFL, from the coding sequence ATGAATTACCTTGAATTATTCGGAAAAGTAATAGAGATATCCCACTCCAACCTTGAGATATCGTCACGCGTAAAATCGATTCTGAATATCATTGCCCAGGAGCTTGGGTTCGAGGAGGTCCTGGTCTATACCCTCGATCAGGATAAGAGGCTCACCTGCCGCTTCATGAACGACAAGAGCACCCTTTTCAAGATCCTGAGCAAGTACAGGTGTCACATGGGCGAAGGCGTGGTGGGCAGTGTGGCGCAACGCAGGGCGCCGCGATATTACAACTCCAAGGACATTCCCCCGAGGTTCGGCTGCCTTTTTTATCCGGACCTCGACGGCCTGGACGGGAAGTTCAAAACCTTCGCCTTCCTTCCGCTCGCCGACGACAGTTATCTCCATGGCGTGCTCATCGCCATATCGTCGAAAGAGACCATCGACAGCCAGGAAAAGATCCTTCTCTCCATACTGTCTCGCGAGATCGGCGGAGTGCTGCGCACCTATTCCCTTATCCTCGGCTCCAAGAAAAGGATAAGCGAGCTCGCGACCCTCTCCGAGCTCGGCAAGGTGCTCACTTCCGACGTGGAGCCCCGGGAGCTCCTGAAAACCCTCACCCTCATTATCGCAAAGGCCCTGAACGCGAGGTTCGTGACCATCAAACTCGAGTATCCCTTCCTGAGCCTGGGCTCCCAGAGGTTTACTCACGGGGCCATCGAAGCCCAGACCATGGAATACGTCAACGACCTCGAAGGGGAGGCCGTAAAAAACAAGAGGTCCCTGTCTCTCAAAGACCGCCTTCCCGAGACGGAGGAGAAGGTGCTCAAGTTTTCCGTTCACACCTCTCCCATGCTCTCGAAGAGCCGCATTATCGGGACAATTACCATGGGAGCCACCAAAATCCAGTCTTTCGTGGGCGAAGAGGATGGACAGTCGCTTATCAATACCATATCGAATTATATGTCGAACGGTCTTGAAAATACCCTTCTCAACAGGCGACTCCGGGATGTGGTGCGGGAGCTGAGCGACGCACAAAAGAGGCTCATCGAACAGGAGAAGCTCAAGAGCCTGGGAGAGATGACCGCGAATATCGCCCATGAGATAAAGAACCCCCTCGTCATTATCGGCGGCTTCACCAAGAGGCTCGCGAAGAAGGCCGTCCTCGACCAGCCCGAGCAACGCTACGTGGAGATCATCCTCAAAGAGGTCACGCGCCTGGAGGCGATACTCAATGAGGTGCTCAACTATGTGAAGGAAGGTCCCATCGCCACCGGAATGTGTGATATAAACGCCACCCTGGATGAGGTTCTTTCCCTCTTTACCCCCGACAGCGCCTGGAGAAACGTGAAGATCGAGAAGAAATATGGCGAAAACCTGCCCCCCGTGCTCTGCGACAGCCAGCAGATCAAGCAGGTCCTGATCAACATACTGATAAATGCCTTCGAGGCCATGAGCGGCAAGGGGAAGGTGAGGATAGAGACGTGCGAGACCGTAACCGATCGGAGAAACTTCCTCGCCGTCTCCATCTCGGATACCGGCGGCGGCATAGACCCCTCCATCATGGATAACATCTTCAACCCCTTCTTCACTACAAAAGAGAAGGGGACGGGCCTCGGGCTCGCCATATCGAACAAGATCCTGATCAACCATAACGGCAGGCTTGACATAAAGAACGAGGTAGGAAAGGGCGTAACGTTCATGGTGTATCTTCCGATCCAAAACAATACTATAATAGCAGAGGAGTTTTTATGA
- the glgA gene encoding glycogen synthase GlgA, whose amino-acid sequence MKVLIASPEIFPFVKTGGLADVTGALPKALKKLGADVRVILPKHKGIDEQKFPMEYKNMTVSCQVSQSMVDAEIVESSYDGVTAYLVEKDEYYYRDYLYSTPDGDYLDNAERFVFFSKIILEAIKATGFVPDVLHCNDWETALAPVFLKTIYKDDPVLKDIPTVFTIHNLGYQGIFWHHDMHLLNMGWEYFTPDYLEFFGNINFMKGGIIFSDLISTVSKKYAEEIQTQEFGYGLDGLLRTRKKDLYGIVNGIDYGDWNPENDRLLPATYTIGQMGNKAVCKRELQKAFGLGADDRRPLIATIGRLADQKGADLISSSLEEMLALGVQYVVLGTGERKYHEIFTELAKAFPDSFSVKIAYDNGLAHLIEAGADMFLMPSRYEPCGLNQLYSLKYGTVPVVRGVGGLEDTITDYTSEPRLGTGFKFYEYTKDALIETLERALAVYGRADEWQTLAKRCMTADFSWERSAKEYLDLYAKAMSAHELP is encoded by the coding sequence ATGAAGGTGTTGATTGCTTCTCCCGAAATATTTCCCTTTGTGAAAACAGGCGGTCTCGCGGACGTGACCGGGGCCCTCCCCAAGGCGCTCAAGAAGCTCGGGGCCGATGTGCGGGTAATACTCCCGAAGCACAAGGGCATCGATGAACAGAAATTTCCCATGGAATATAAGAACATGACCGTATCCTGCCAGGTATCCCAGTCGATGGTCGATGCGGAGATCGTGGAGAGCAGCTATGACGGAGTCACCGCGTACCTGGTGGAAAAAGACGAATATTACTATCGGGATTACCTCTACAGCACCCCCGACGGCGATTACCTCGATAATGCGGAACGGTTTGTATTCTTTTCAAAAATCATACTGGAGGCCATAAAGGCGACCGGCTTCGTGCCCGACGTGCTCCACTGCAACGATTGGGAGACGGCCCTGGCGCCTGTATTCCTGAAGACCATCTACAAGGACGACCCGGTCCTCAAGGATATCCCGACCGTCTTTACCATCCACAACCTCGGCTACCAGGGAATATTCTGGCATCACGACATGCACCTCCTCAATATGGGCTGGGAATACTTCACCCCCGATTACCTCGAATTCTTCGGTAATATCAATTTCATGAAAGGGGGGATCATATTTTCGGACCTCATAAGCACGGTAAGCAAGAAGTACGCGGAAGAGATTCAAACCCAGGAGTTCGGCTACGGCCTCGACGGCCTTCTTCGCACCAGGAAGAAAGACCTTTACGGCATCGTGAACGGCATAGACTACGGGGACTGGAACCCGGAAAACGACCGTCTTCTCCCGGCCACGTACACGATCGGGCAGATGGGGAACAAGGCGGTCTGCAAAAGGGAGCTCCAGAAGGCCTTCGGACTGGGAGCCGATGATCGCAGACCGCTCATTGCGACCATAGGAAGGCTCGCCGATCAGAAAGGGGCCGATCTCATCTCATCGAGCCTCGAAGAGATGCTCGCCCTCGGCGTCCAATACGTGGTCCTCGGAACGGGAGAGAGGAAGTATCATGAAATATTTACGGAGCTGGCGAAGGCATTTCCCGACTCCTTTTCCGTCAAGATCGCCTATGACAACGGTCTCGCTCATCTGATTGAGGCGGGCGCCGATATGTTCCTCATGCCCTCCCGGTACGAGCCCTGCGGCCTCAATCAACTTTATAGTCTCAAATACGGGACCGTGCCCGTGGTAAGAGGCGTGGGAGGCCTCGAAGATACCATTACGGATTATACCTCGGAGCCACGCCTCGGAACAGGGTTCAAATTCTATGAGTATACGAAAGACGCCCTTATTGAAACACTTGAAAGGGCGCTCGCAGTGTACGGAAGGGCGGACGAATGGCAAACCCTTGCAAAAAGGTGCATGACTGCCGATTTCTCATGGGAAAGATCCGCGAAAGAGTACCTCGATCTCTATGCAAAAGCAATGAGTGCCCATGAATTACCTTGA